In the genome of Pyrobaculum islandicum DSM 4184, the window ACTCCAGCCAGCTAAGCTAATTGAGGGTCCGTAGTCGCCCGGAACCGCTAGAGCGGCGCCGACGGCAACTTGCGAAGTTGCAGGTAAAGTGCCAATGGCAACCCCTACGGACCCGCTGTAGGTATAGTTGTTAACTGCCATAATGACGGGTATTTTCATATACAGCTTGCCGTTGTAGGTTGTGAAGTACGTAGAGGGAAGTACTGAGGTTAAGTTCTCCACACCTACCCAAGCCTTTCTATACCAGCAGATAAACGCCGGGGGATCTGGACTTACTACTTCACACCACGTGTCTTTCGGCGGCTCGACATACGGCAGCTTCATCGAGAGAGGTGTAAAGCTGTAGCTCGTAAACAGCCCCCTCTTCTCTTCTCTATCTACCTTAACCACGTGCCCCCTCCACTCCCCCCTGCCCTTTGCTATATGTAGCGTGTATATCAACTCTCTATCTCCCCTAACCACCTTGGCTGGGTGGTAGTCTAGGAAGTAGGTGGTGTAGAACAGGGGCTTTCCGCTGGTTTTGTTTATAACTGCCAGGCTGACGATAAGCGCTGTGAAGAAGTCCTCGGGGTCGTGCCCCCTAGCCTTTAGTAATTCAGTCCAGTTCCTAGCCACGTCGGCTAGGGCGCCGGCTGATATGTGTACAGAGCCCCGCGTAGGCCCTGAGAAAACTACAGCCTCCCCATCCGGCGTGACGGCTCTTATGAAGACGGCGGCTACCACATCGGGTCTTGTAAAGAGGTCGCTCTTCTTGACGCCGGCCTCGTAGAGCTCAAACCTCAGCGTGATCCCCGGGCTAGGCGTCTGAAACCCCAACATCACAAAGGCAACAGCCGCCAAAGCCGCCAACACCACCAGCTTTATTATCTGAGGCTTCGGAGCCACGCCAGCCGCTATGCCGGGATATATAAGCCTTGTCTACTCCAAGTCTACAACAGCAGCAGAGATACAACGTAAAACAACAAATAGGACGGGGCGGTAGGTGCTACCCCGTCTAGACCCGCGGCGCGATGCTCTCTCACATTCATCCAGCGGCGCCGGCGTCTCAGCCGCAACCGCGGCTCGGCGTGATCGATTCACGACGCCGGCGTCATCCCAGGCGCGTAACTAGAAGACCTCGGATCCCCTCCCCCCGAACACCGCCGATGGCCGCTGGTGACTTCGCCGTGGACTGGCAGAGCCTCGTGGGGGGGGGGGGGGGGCGTAGGTGCGCGATAGGTGCGCGGCTCAGCGGCTTGGGCCTAGCCACCTGGGGAGCCCGCCGCGTGTCTCTTTGAAAAACTCCTCGAACCAGTCGGGAGTTCTGAACTCGTTGACAACGTCGAGGTGGTCGTAGGGCTTTATGTCCAACACGGGGCTCCCGCTCCACGCATCGAGACCTAGGACTCTGAGCCTGGGCGGGTCCACCTCCACGATCTTGACTATGGAGAGAGCGATGGGGTTAGGCCTCTGTGTGAAGCGCGTTGCGAATATGCCCACCTCGGGGAAGTCCTCCCGGCCCCAGGGCCTCAGCCTCAGCTTGACGCCTGGGGTTTCATGGAAGAGCCATATTATGAAGGCGTGGCTGTACTCCTCAAGCCTCCCAGGCCCCTCCACATACTCGTCGAAAACCCTAATCACAGACACGAAGTCGTACTTATCCACCCGCCCCAGCCGCCCGTCCGCGTAGCGGTAGCCGGCGCCAAGCGCCGCCGCGACGCGCACAGAGTTTTCAAACGCCCGGACAAGCCCTATCGCCCTCCAGAGTCCCCGCCGATCTGCGGAAACGCTGGCGGGGTTGACTATCACCTCCGCCCCCGCCGCCGCCACCGCGCAAGCTCCGGGGAGAGCAAGTCTACACATACCAGACAGCAAACTGCGAACTCCCCGGCCCTAAACAGCGCCAGCCCCCCCGGCGAAACCCAGCCCCTCTCCCCCGTAGCCGCCGAGAGAAACACCTTCTCACCCCACGTCAAGAGGCCGCCCCTACCCACCACGGGGCAGACGTTGACAACCGCGCCACCTCGCCTAACCGCGAGACCCCCCACCACCAGCGCCGACACAACCCCCAAACCCCCTCGAGTTCGCCAGCGACGCTTGGCCCCTCCTCCCGCCCGAGGCGAAGCTAGAGCTAGCCAAGTGGGTGGTGGAATACGTCACACAGATCGTAGACAGCATAAACCTAGACGAGGCTTACCACAAGATAACAAGACTCGGGTGGACACAAGCCTACAGGAGGCTGAAGCCAAAGACAAGATGGCCGGCAGAAACAACCGAGCAGAAAACCCAAAGAGCAACCCATGTTGTTTTAATACGAAAGTGACGTATTTTGAGGGGAATTGCGGAACATAAGCGATGTTTTACACGTGGTAATACGACAAACGAAAAACCGATATTACTATACAGGGAGCTAAAGCCCCGGCCGGGATTCGAACCCGGGACCTCCTCATTACCAGTGAGGCGCTCCACCAGGCTGAGCTACCGGGGCAGGATAGAAAATGGCAAGACCTTAAAAATTTTGTCTCCTCTGCCAGTGCGAAGTCGCTCAATCATAGCCCCCCGGCGCCCTCCCCCGCTAATCCACAGCCTTTTGGGCCAAACGCCTAGATCCGGTGTTGTTATAGCTTTTCGTGTTCGGCAGAATCGCCCCCGGTCTCCGCCGTCTCTTCTCCCCTGCCTTCGCCGCCGCCTCCTCGGCTTCTAGCCATAATTGTAGGGGCCTTCTAGCCTTGTAGTGGCGCATGTACACTCTATGGTGCTAGTAGCGAGCGTCTTGTAGGGCGGGGGTCTAGACCTTGAAAAGTTAAATATAAGACGCCGTATAGATGGCGTAGTGATGATCTCTTCGCTGCGCGGAGTTGTGACCATTCCGGCGGAGCTGACACATTGTTTTATACTATAAAGGTAGTGGGGCCGCCGGGATTTGAACCCGGGATCACCGGCGTGCTGGCATCTACGGGGTTTGTCCCCAGGCCGGCCTCAGGGGGCTACGCCCAATCCTAGCCAGGCTAGACTACGGCCCCTTTGCTTTATTGGGTGGAGTTTATTAACTTTTCTATAGTTCACTCGGTGTGAGGATTGCTCTTGTCCAAATGCCTAGGGTTGGGCTTGGGGAGGGGGTTCGCTGGCTTCTGGAGCGGTTGCCTAGGGCTGATGTGGTGGTTTTGCCGGAGTATTGGCTTGGGAGGTCTGTGTTGGATGAAGAGGGCTTGCGCAGGCTTGTGGGGGCTTTTGTGGATGTGGCTTCTGCTGTGGGCGGGGTTGTTGTGGCTGGCGGCGTGGCTGTGGCTGTTGGGTCGTCTGTGAGGGGGGTTTGTCCGGTGGTGGGGCGGGAGGGGCTTTTGACTTGGGGTGAGAAGATCTTCCCGTCGGCTGCCACGGGGGAGAGGGGGTGGCTGTCTCCCGGCTCTAGGCTTGCGCTTTTTGCCGTCTCGGGGTGGGCTGTGGGGTGTTTGATTTGCATAGATCTCATGTATCCGGAGCTCGTGCGGAGGCTTGCGTTGGCGGGGGCTGAGCTAGTTGTAAATCCCGCGAGTATATCTGCCGACAGGAGAGGGCTCTGGGGGGCTGTGGGCCTTGTGCGCGCCTTTGAGAATTCGATCTACGTCGCCTCTGCGGTGGGGACGGGTTTTGAATATGCCGACGGCAGGCCTGTGGCAGGCGGCTCTTACGTGGCTTCTCCTAACGGCGGCTTTAGAAGCTTTGGTTCTGAGGCTGGGGTTTATGTAGCTGAGCTTGATCGTGGGGAGGTTCTTCAAGCTAGGGCTAGGAGGAGGTATTTAGACGATGTAAAGGCCGTGGGGGGCGTTGATTTAAATATCTATGGTCTATAGACGCTATGTCGTGTCCGATTTGCGTCAGGCCTATAGGAGTTGTTGAAGTGGGTCTGCCTAGGTGGGGCAGTGTGGATAGGTTCGACTTTGTGTCTGTGATTAGGGTGTTCGACGAGTATGTGGATGGCCTTGTGGGGCTTGAGGAGTACAGCCACGCCTTTATCCTCTGGCATTTCCACGAGGCAGGGGCGCCGCGTCTTAGGCTGAGGCCGTGGGGGAGGGAGGATCTTCCCGAGGTGGGGATATTTGCCACGCGGTTTCCGCAGCGCCCCAACGCGCTGGCGCTTACGATTGTGAAGATAGTGGAGGTGGATCCGCCTAGGGTCAGAGTGCTTGGGCTAGATGCTTGGAGTGGCAGCCCGGTGTTAGATATCAAGCCTTATGACCACCTCGATGTGGTTAACGAGTTCCGTACGCCGGATTGGGTCGAGGAGTTTTTCAGGGGGTCTGCCGATAAGTTCCCCCGCTGGCTGGGGCCTGCTAGGAAGACGTAGTGTAGAAAGATAATGGTAGCCCGGCCGGGATTCGAACCCGGGCCACGGGTTGTGGGTGCCGGCGGCACTGTCCAAAGCCCCGCATCCCAAGCCGGGTTGTCCTTTGGCCGCTAGACGACCGGGCTCGTCTATATCTTGGTTGTGGGTTTTAAGTTTTTTGTCTCTATTGCCAGCCTGTGGCTGGCTTTAGTGTTGTGCCGGCGGGGATTCTGGCGCCGCGTGGTATTAATGCGCCGAGTTTGTAATATGTCCTGCCTCTTACTTCTACGGGCTCTAGCCTTTCTCTTCCCTCTCTCAATACCGCCATTGTGACTACGTTAGGCTCTAATACGGCCTCCTCTCCGACTATGCTGTATGAGATAAATGAGGCTCTTCCTATAGTCGCCTTTCTGCCTATTAGGCTGTGGCTTATTTCCGCAGCGCTTCCTACCACGGCGTCTTCTTCTATATAGGCGTAGTTACGGATTAGTGTGTGGCTTCCTACGAAGGTTTTTTTGCCGATGTATGCCGGGCCTTTTACTACTGCATAATGGTCTATCTCTGCGCC includes:
- a CDS encoding SAM-dependent methyltransferase, yielding MRVAAALGAGYRYADGRLGRVDKYDFVSVIRVFDEYVEGPGRLEEYSHAFIIWLFHETPGVKLRLRPWGREDFPEVGIFATRFTQRPNPIALSIVKIVEVDPPRLRVLGLDAWSGSPVLDIKPYDHLDVVNEFRTPDWFEEFFKETRGGLPRWLGPSR
- a CDS encoding carbon-nitrogen hydrolase family protein; protein product: MRIALVQMPRVGLGEGVRWLLERLPRADVVVLPEYWLGRSVLDEEGLRRLVGAFVDVASAVGGVVVAGGVAVAVGSSVRGVCPVVGREGLLTWGEKIFPSAATGERGWLSPGSRLALFAVSGWAVGCLICIDLMYPELVRRLALAGAELVVNPASISADRRGLWGAVGLVRAFENSIYVASAVGTGFEYADGRPVAGGSYVASPNGGFRSFGSEAGVYVAELDRGEVLQARARRRYLDDVKAVGGVDLNIYGL
- the tsaA gene encoding tRNA (N6-threonylcarbamoyladenosine(37)-N6)-methyltransferase TrmO, whose amino-acid sequence is MSCPICVRPIGVVEVGLPRWGSVDRFDFVSVIRVFDEYVDGLVGLEEYSHAFILWHFHEAGAPRLRLRPWGREDLPEVGIFATRFPQRPNALALTIVKIVEVDPPRVRVLGLDAWSGSPVLDIKPYDHLDVVNEFRTPDWVEEFFRGSADKFPRWLGPARKT